One segment of Streptosporangium brasiliense DNA contains the following:
- a CDS encoding formylglycine-generating enzyme family protein codes for MPSCCGGGRGDLPAPAVAPADRPQAPDGVTVPGWHREAVALDGGRFLMGTEDADGFPEDAEGPVRPVAVEPFAVDRYAVTNARFARFVEATGHLTEAERFGWSYVFAGFLPGALRRVSPRPPQTPWWCGVSGADWRHPEGPDSDLEGRWDHPVVHVSWSDAVAFCAWAGGRLPAEAEWEYAARGGLEQRRYPWGDELTPDGEHRCNIWQGHFPTRNTAEDGHRGTAPVDAYAPNGYGLHNCVGNVWEWCADPWGAGEGSKVMRGGSYMCHDSYCNRYRVAARTRNTPDSSAGNIGFRMVSASVPQKV; via the coding sequence ATGCCCTCATGCTGTGGCGGTGGCCGCGGCGACCTGCCGGCCCCGGCCGTGGCGCCGGCCGACCGGCCGCAGGCGCCGGACGGGGTGACCGTACCGGGATGGCACCGGGAGGCGGTGGCACTGGACGGCGGCCGGTTCCTGATGGGCACCGAGGACGCCGACGGTTTCCCCGAGGACGCCGAGGGGCCGGTGCGCCCGGTGGCGGTGGAGCCGTTCGCGGTGGACCGGTACGCGGTGACCAATGCGCGGTTCGCCAGGTTCGTCGAGGCCACCGGCCATCTCACGGAGGCCGAGCGCTTCGGCTGGTCGTACGTGTTCGCGGGGTTCCTGCCGGGCGCGCTGCGGCGGGTGTCACCGCGCCCGCCGCAGACACCGTGGTGGTGCGGGGTGAGCGGGGCGGACTGGCGCCATCCGGAAGGGCCGGACTCGGACCTGGAGGGGCGCTGGGACCATCCGGTGGTGCACGTGTCCTGGAGCGACGCGGTGGCGTTCTGCGCCTGGGCGGGCGGGCGCCTGCCGGCCGAGGCGGAGTGGGAGTACGCCGCCCGCGGCGGCCTGGAGCAGCGGCGCTACCCCTGGGGGGATGAGCTGACCCCGGACGGCGAGCACCGCTGCAACATCTGGCAGGGCCACTTCCCGACCCGCAACACCGCCGAGGACGGCCACCGGGGGACGGCGCCGGTCGACGCCTACGCCCCCAACGGGTACGGCCTGCACAACTGCGTGGGCAACGTGTGGGAGTGGTGCGCCGACCCCTGGGGCGCAGGGGAGGGGTCCAAGGTGATGCGGGGCGGCTCCTACATGTGTCACGACTCCTACTGCAACCGCTACCGGGTGGCCGCCCGCACCCGTAACACCCCCGACAGCAGCGCCGGCAACATCGGCTTCCGCATGGTGTCCGCGAGCGTGCCGCAGAAGGTCTGA
- a CDS encoding aliphatic sulfonate ABC transporter substrate-binding protein, with translation MRRPRRLAAVLTAVLALVLPVAACGSSADGAGAEKVRFGYIADFSGAAVLAAADKQGLWAKHGLEPELKVFTNGPLQIQALGSGDIDFGYIGSGAAWLPASGRARIIAPNMLGQADRVITHADSGITSVAGLKGRRIGVPEGTSGDMILELALKKAGLTGKDVEKVNMDPSTVVTAFSSGQIDAAAIWYPLIDTIKKNAPDLVELTKSEDYYPELSFPSSFVARNDLVKDGPATVSKVLKVIQEANDWVAAHTAEAEQLTAAFVKAPAEQFKGASAVTKILPTAELARLTEDGSVAGWYKGLADIFVTMGKLTESPDPATYYTADLYRSAASG, from the coding sequence ATGAGGCGTCCCCGCAGGCTGGCCGCGGTCCTCACCGCCGTGCTGGCCCTTGTGCTCCCCGTCGCCGCCTGCGGCTCGTCCGCCGACGGAGCGGGGGCGGAGAAGGTGCGTTTCGGCTACATCGCCGACTTCTCCGGCGCCGCCGTACTCGCCGCGGCCGACAAGCAGGGACTGTGGGCCAAGCACGGCCTGGAGCCCGAGCTGAAGGTCTTCACCAACGGTCCTCTGCAGATCCAGGCCCTCGGCTCCGGCGACATCGACTTCGGCTACATCGGCTCCGGCGCGGCCTGGCTGCCGGCCAGCGGCAGAGCCCGCATCATCGCGCCCAACATGCTCGGCCAGGCCGACCGCGTCATCACCCACGCCGATTCCGGCATCACCTCCGTCGCGGGGCTGAAGGGCAGGCGGATCGGCGTGCCCGAGGGGACCTCCGGCGACATGATCCTGGAGCTCGCGCTCAAGAAGGCGGGACTGACCGGCAAGGACGTCGAGAAGGTCAACATGGACCCGAGCACGGTGGTCACCGCCTTCTCCTCCGGGCAGATCGACGCCGCGGCCATCTGGTACCCGCTGATCGACACCATCAAGAAGAACGCCCCCGACCTGGTCGAGCTGACCAAGAGTGAGGACTACTACCCCGAGCTCAGCTTCCCCAGCTCCTTCGTCGCCCGCAACGACCTGGTCAAGGACGGCCCGGCGACGGTCTCCAAGGTGCTCAAGGTCATCCAGGAGGCCAACGACTGGGTCGCGGCCCACACCGCCGAGGCCGAGCAGCTCACCGCGGCGTTCGTCAAGGCCCCCGCCGAGCAGTTCAAGGGCGCCTCCGCCGTCACCAAGATCCTTCCTACCGCCGAGCTGGCCAGGCTGACCGAGGACGGATCGGTCGCCGGCTGGTACAAGGGCCTGGCCGACATCTTCGTCACCATGGGTAAGCTGACCGAATCGCCCGACCCCGCCACCTACTACACCGCTGACCTGTACCGCTCGGCCGCCTCCGGATGA
- a CDS encoding ABC transporter ATP-binding protein, whose amino-acid sequence MAPKIEFRGVSHRFDLGGSDFAALDRVDLDIADGEFVTVVGPSGCGKSTLMNVAAGLLEPAEGSVLVDGVPVRGPSPQRGVIFQQYALFPWMSVRKNVEFGLKIAGVGAAERRARAQYFIDVVGLTDFADALPKTLSGGMKQRCAIARAYAVDPTILLMDEPFGALDALTRVQLQDRLLDTWSRERRTVLFITHDVDEAVYLANRVIVMAARPGRVHRVIEVDLPYPRTEEIRLSAEFAELRGQVWHSVYHQPTPLERTSP is encoded by the coding sequence GTGGCTCCCAAGATCGAGTTCCGCGGGGTCTCGCACCGGTTCGACCTCGGCGGAAGCGACTTCGCCGCGCTCGACCGCGTCGATCTGGACATCGCCGACGGCGAGTTCGTCACCGTCGTCGGGCCTTCGGGCTGCGGCAAGAGCACGCTGATGAACGTCGCGGCCGGCCTGCTGGAGCCCGCCGAGGGCTCGGTGCTGGTCGACGGGGTCCCGGTGCGCGGACCGAGCCCGCAGCGCGGAGTGATCTTCCAGCAGTACGCGCTCTTCCCCTGGATGAGCGTCCGCAAGAACGTCGAGTTCGGTCTGAAGATCGCCGGAGTCGGCGCGGCCGAGCGGCGCGCCAGAGCACAGTACTTCATCGACGTGGTCGGGCTCACCGACTTCGCCGACGCGCTCCCCAAGACGCTGTCGGGCGGCATGAAGCAGCGCTGCGCCATCGCCCGCGCCTACGCGGTCGACCCCACCATCCTGCTGATGGACGAGCCCTTCGGCGCCCTGGACGCGCTCACCCGGGTGCAGCTCCAGGACCGGCTCCTGGACACCTGGAGCCGGGAACGGCGCACGGTGCTGTTCATCACCCACGACGTGGACGAGGCGGTCTACCTGGCCAACCGGGTGATCGTCATGGCCGCCCGCCCCGGCCGCGTCCACCGCGTCATCGAGGTGGACCTCCCCTACCCGCGCACGGAGGAGATCCGGCTGTCGGCGGAGTTCGCCGAGCTCCGCGGGCAGGTCTGGCACTCCGTCTACCATCAGCCCACCCCCCTGGAAAGGACCTCACCATGA
- a CDS encoding ABC transporter permease: MTAVQKRSAARTSPEAGRGGGGARSTLALTVGSGILGLLVWVVLAGSGIQGFPGPVAVVERAVQSIGDGTLPGDLLASLRRVLTGFVLGVALAVPVGFLMGWYRPVRGLVEPWLQFFRMVPPLAIIPLAIVLMGIGETPKIFVIFLASFLSSVVSTFQGVVSVDSTLINAARVLGARDRTVFTGVVVPASTPFILVGMRIGLGASWATVVAAELIAAQEGLGYRMQQAQLYYDLPTIFVQLIVIGLVGLVMDRALLLAERRLTSWQERR; this comes from the coding sequence ATGACCGCCGTGCAGAAGCGGTCCGCCGCGCGGACCTCGCCCGAGGCGGGGCGGGGCGGGGGCGGGGCCCGCTCGACGCTGGCGCTCACCGTGGGATCGGGCATCCTGGGGCTGCTGGTGTGGGTGGTCCTGGCGGGCAGCGGGATCCAGGGCTTCCCCGGGCCGGTCGCGGTCGTCGAGCGCGCCGTGCAGTCGATCGGCGACGGCACGCTGCCCGGTGATCTGCTGGCCAGCCTGCGCCGGGTCCTGACCGGTTTCGTGCTCGGTGTGGCGCTGGCCGTACCGGTCGGGTTCCTGATGGGCTGGTACCGGCCCGTGCGCGGGCTGGTCGAGCCCTGGCTGCAGTTCTTCCGCATGGTGCCGCCACTGGCGATCATCCCGCTCGCCATCGTGCTCATGGGCATCGGGGAGACCCCCAAGATCTTCGTGATCTTCCTGGCCTCGTTCCTGTCGTCGGTGGTCTCCACCTTCCAGGGGGTGGTCTCGGTCGACTCCACCCTGATCAACGCCGCCCGGGTGCTCGGCGCCAGGGACCGCACGGTCTTCACCGGGGTCGTGGTGCCGGCCTCCACCCCGTTCATCCTCGTGGGCATGCGCATCGGCCTGGGCGCCTCCTGGGCCACGGTGGTCGCCGCCGAGCTGATCGCCGCGCAGGAGGGGCTGGGCTACCGGATGCAGCAGGCCCAGCTCTACTACGACCTTCCCACGATCTTCGTCCAACTGATCGTCATCGGCCTCGTCGGGCTCGTCATGGACCGCGCCCTGCTGCTCGCGGAACGTCGCCTGACGAGCTGGCAGGAACGGAGGTGA
- a CDS encoding sulfatase-like hydrolase/transferase, translating into MMIGESVTTPRNVLFLMTDQHRVDTLGCYGNPVARTPALDGLAAEGARFDRFYTPTAICTPARASLFTGLHPFRHGLLVNPERNGGARDEVADGHPVLSAPLLAAGYNLGHVGKWHIGRERGPEFYDMDGEHLPGALNPFHHPSYERWLKEHGHPPFAVREAVFGRAPNDSGRGHLIAGRLGQPAEATVEAFLADRTLELLERYARDFHDGGRRFVLSCHWYGPHLPYLIPDEYYDMYDPELVPLPASMAETFAGKPDVQRRYAEYWSADHFDADAWRKLIAVYWGYVTMIDDQVGRLLGALRELGLWEETAVVFTADHGEFTGAHRLNDKGPAMYEDIYRIPGIVRVPGAPPRVVEEFATLIDLNPTVLDLAGLPPQEPCDGRSLLPLVNGERVDGRSQVVAEFHGHHFPYSQRMLRDRGHKLVFNPESVHELYDLEADPHELHNVYEAPAYAGVRRDLTARLYQELLRRGDPAYTWMSYMADIGGERAPDVDGVADEVA; encoded by the coding sequence ATGATGATCGGAGAGAGTGTGACCACCCCACGCAACGTCCTCTTCCTGATGACAGACCAGCATCGGGTCGACACCCTCGGCTGCTATGGCAACCCCGTGGCGCGCACGCCGGCACTGGACGGTCTGGCCGCGGAGGGCGCCCGCTTCGACCGCTTCTACACGCCGACGGCGATCTGCACCCCCGCGCGGGCGTCGCTGTTCACCGGCCTGCACCCCTTCAGGCACGGCCTGCTGGTCAACCCCGAGCGCAACGGCGGCGCCCGCGACGAGGTCGCCGACGGCCACCCCGTCCTGTCGGCGCCGCTGCTGGCCGCGGGCTACAACCTGGGCCACGTCGGCAAGTGGCACATCGGCCGTGAGCGCGGCCCCGAGTTCTACGACATGGACGGCGAACACCTGCCGGGCGCGCTCAACCCCTTCCACCACCCCTCCTACGAGCGCTGGCTCAAGGAGCACGGCCACCCGCCCTTCGCGGTGCGCGAGGCCGTCTTCGGCCGGGCGCCCAACGACTCCGGGCGCGGCCACCTGATCGCCGGCCGGCTCGGGCAGCCGGCCGAGGCGACCGTCGAGGCGTTCCTGGCCGACCGTACGCTGGAGCTGCTGGAACGCTACGCCCGCGACTTCCACGACGGCGGCCGCCGCTTCGTGCTCTCCTGCCACTGGTACGGCCCGCACCTGCCGTACCTGATCCCCGACGAGTACTACGACATGTACGATCCCGAGCTGGTGCCGCTGCCCGCCTCGATGGCCGAGACCTTCGCCGGCAAGCCGGACGTGCAGCGCCGCTACGCCGAATACTGGTCGGCCGACCACTTCGACGCCGACGCCTGGCGCAAGCTGATCGCGGTCTACTGGGGCTACGTCACGATGATCGACGACCAGGTCGGCCGCCTGCTCGGCGCGCTGCGAGAGCTGGGCCTGTGGGAGGAGACCGCGGTGGTGTTCACCGCCGACCACGGCGAGTTCACCGGCGCCCACCGGCTCAACGACAAGGGTCCGGCGATGTATGAGGACATCTACCGCATCCCCGGCATCGTCCGCGTCCCCGGCGCGCCGCCGCGGGTCGTCGAGGAGTTCGCCACGCTGATCGACCTCAACCCGACGGTCCTCGACCTGGCCGGGCTGCCCCCGCAGGAGCCCTGCGACGGCCGGAGCCTGCTCCCGCTGGTCAACGGGGAGCGGGTGGACGGGCGGTCACAGGTGGTCGCCGAGTTCCACGGCCACCACTTCCCCTACTCCCAGCGCATGCTCAGGGACCGCGGCCACAAGCTGGTGTTCAACCCCGAGAGCGTGCACGAGCTCTACGACCTGGAGGCCGACCCGCACGAGCTGCACAACGTCTACGAGGCCCCCGCCTACGCCGGAGTGCGGCGCGACCTGACGGCGCGGCTCTATCAGGAGCTGCTGCGCCGCGGTGATCCCGCCTACACCTGGATGAGCTACATGGCCGACATCGGCGGGGAGCGCGCCCCCGACGTCGACGGCGTCGCCGACGAGGTGGCCTGA
- a CDS encoding ROK family transcriptional regulator has product MTRPTDALQRLRRVHEEAVLDALRSSGALSRTELINRTGLSRTTLFAIISEMVERGAVVEVEAPVSGARGRGRPATLVALSPEAGQLVGLDLARHRVHLAVANVSHQIIATGMEDVPEDAGVTEQAEAAVRLIRRVIGERGVRLGALEAIGLGLVGVMDDPALPAGIVPARYTPVTERLEREFGVRVAVDNNARLAALAENTWGAARSVDDMVYVRWSVGVGGGFIVGGRLVRGAHGAAGEIGHVSLDPDGPACHCGSRGCLERRIGGRALLESCAARGVRLADLDALVGAAQDRVPEVCELIAAAAADLGRILADTVVQLDPERVVVGGELASLGSLVLEPIRAAIARLSLPNSSRAIEVTPADLGVNASAMGAIALLLHEEPAIPAHLRPASG; this is encoded by the coding sequence ATGACCAGGCCCACCGACGCGCTGCAGCGACTCCGCCGGGTGCACGAGGAGGCGGTGCTCGACGCATTGCGCTCATCGGGGGCGCTGAGCCGTACCGAGCTGATCAATCGTACCGGCCTGTCCCGCACCACGCTGTTCGCGATCATCTCCGAGATGGTCGAGCGGGGCGCGGTCGTCGAGGTCGAGGCGCCCGTCTCCGGCGCGCGCGGGCGCGGCCGCCCCGCGACGCTTGTGGCGCTCAGCCCGGAGGCGGGCCAGCTCGTCGGCCTCGACCTGGCCCGCCACCGGGTCCACCTGGCCGTGGCCAACGTCTCGCACCAGATCATCGCCACCGGCATGGAGGACGTCCCCGAGGACGCCGGCGTCACCGAGCAGGCGGAGGCCGCGGTGCGGCTGATCCGGCGGGTGATCGGGGAGCGGGGGGTGCGCCTCGGCGCGCTGGAGGCGATCGGGCTGGGCCTCGTCGGGGTCATGGACGACCCGGCCCTGCCCGCGGGCATCGTGCCCGCGCGCTACACGCCGGTCACCGAGCGCCTGGAGCGGGAGTTCGGCGTGCGCGTCGCGGTCGACAACAACGCCAGGCTGGCGGCGCTGGCCGAGAACACCTGGGGCGCGGCCCGGTCGGTCGACGACATGGTCTACGTGCGCTGGTCGGTCGGGGTGGGGGGCGGCTTCATCGTGGGCGGCCGGCTCGTGCGGGGCGCGCACGGCGCGGCGGGGGAGATCGGCCACGTCTCGCTGGACCCCGACGGCCCCGCCTGCCACTGCGGCAGCCGGGGCTGCCTGGAGCGGCGTATCGGCGGCCGGGCACTGCTAGAGTCCTGCGCGGCGCGGGGCGTCCGCCTCGCCGACCTCGACGCGCTGGTCGGCGCGGCGCAGGACCGGGTCCCCGAGGTGTGCGAGCTGATCGCCGCGGCCGCCGCCGACCTGGGGCGGATCCTGGCCGACACCGTGGTCCAGCTCGATCCCGAGCGCGTGGTGGTGGGCGGTGAGCTCGCCTCGCTCGGCAGCCTGGTCCTGGAGCCGATCCGTGCCGCGATCGCCCGGCTCTCCCTGCCGAACTCCTCCCGCGCCATCGAGGTGACACCCGCCGATCTCGGCGTGAACGCCTCGGCCATGGGCGCCATCGCCCTCCTGCTCCACGAGGAGCCCGCGATCCCCGCGCATCTGCGCCCCGCCAGCGGCTGA
- a CDS encoding family 20 glycosylhydrolase, with protein MPDAPSRPPLRPRRRPISAALPALLTAALPALLAAALLAPPGAAQASAASPTSSPTPVNLALTGTATASSVELDRDDFVAAHVNDGAPGTRWSSKYQDDNWVQVALARPAAVDHVKISWPNACAREFVLQTSADGATWTDVADLRRDTCPRTDVIEVGSKDPVSFVRMQGRQRWAAYGYSVSEFEIWDRPAAPPEPTLGLLPEPVSVQEHGGTPFTLHANTRIVALGDGAKAPAEYLAGVLRRSTGHRLPVAGRGWGPAPIVIDVGPGKGPAGHEAEGYTLTATADRVRIGAATPNGALNGVQTLRQLLPQWVESDTVVAADWTVPAVTITDYPRFEHRGVMLDVARSFYPVEEVKATIDAAAQFKINRLHLHLTDDQGWRIAIDDPRDNPSGIDYGLLTGVSGATAMTYNASGQLMGTELGITGHYTKADYAEIVRHAAENGMTVIPEIDMPGHTNAALHAIPQLNTPGARPRPQPGQATVPHNGTGSVGYSSFDAGSDVTYEFVRHVLTEISEMTPGPYLHIGGDEAHVTDHADYTTMVDAFTRDVASLGKTVVGWNEYAGTALPQGKAVVQFWNGNRSAVAAAVNNRGAKVILSPAANTYVPQKQDSRQPQGGTWACGGPCGLDRHYNWDPGTFVPGIQESSVLGVESALWGEFIRRVGQAQYYSFPRVIATAEVGWSPQSRRDYGDFTTRLSKAGGRLTVQGTNFFPTADVAWRMDVLGAPTTARSGEPARATWTVTAPGHASGDLAATVTWSDGVEEDVALTTARPASIPGMQVNDAFTAESGRVFDQPGKYTGTLSVRVPGRSPVEGRLTVTVGDHD; from the coding sequence ATGCCGGATGCCCCGTCCCGTCCCCCCTTGCGGCCGCGACGCCGCCCGATCTCCGCCGCCCTGCCTGCCCTGCTCACCGCAGCCCTCCCGGCGCTGCTCGCCGCGGCGCTGCTCGCGCCACCGGGCGCCGCGCAGGCGTCCGCCGCCTCCCCCACCTCCTCCCCCACCCCGGTCAACCTCGCCCTGACCGGCACGGCCACCGCCTCCAGCGTCGAACTCGACCGCGACGACTTCGTCGCGGCGCACGTCAACGACGGCGCCCCGGGCACCCGCTGGTCGTCGAAGTACCAGGACGACAACTGGGTGCAGGTCGCGCTGGCCAGGCCGGCCGCGGTCGACCATGTCAAGATCTCCTGGCCCAACGCCTGCGCCCGTGAGTTCGTCCTGCAGACCTCGGCCGACGGTGCCACCTGGACCGACGTCGCCGACCTGCGGCGCGACACCTGTCCCCGGACCGACGTCATAGAGGTGGGGTCCAAGGACCCGGTGTCCTTCGTCCGGATGCAGGGACGCCAGCGCTGGGCGGCCTACGGATACTCGGTCTCGGAGTTCGAGATCTGGGACCGCCCGGCCGCGCCGCCCGAGCCGACGCTCGGCCTGCTGCCCGAGCCGGTGTCGGTCCAGGAGCACGGCGGCACGCCGTTCACCCTGCACGCCAACACCCGCATCGTCGCCCTCGGCGACGGCGCCAAGGCGCCGGCGGAGTATCTGGCCGGTGTGCTCCGCCGGTCGACCGGGCACCGCCTGCCCGTCGCCGGCCGGGGATGGGGACCCGCGCCGATCGTCATCGACGTCGGGCCGGGGAAGGGGCCCGCCGGTCACGAGGCCGAGGGGTACACGCTCACCGCCACCGCCGACCGCGTCAGGATCGGCGCCGCCACTCCCAACGGCGCGCTCAACGGCGTGCAGACGCTGCGCCAACTGCTGCCCCAGTGGGTGGAGTCCGACACCGTCGTCGCCGCCGACTGGACGGTGCCCGCGGTGACGATCACCGACTACCCCCGCTTCGAGCACCGCGGCGTGATGCTCGACGTCGCCCGCAGCTTCTACCCCGTGGAGGAGGTCAAGGCCACCATCGACGCCGCGGCGCAGTTCAAGATCAACCGCCTCCACCTGCACCTGACCGACGACCAGGGGTGGCGCATCGCGATCGACGACCCACGGGACAACCCGTCCGGCATCGACTACGGCCTGCTCACCGGGGTGAGCGGCGCCACCGCGATGACGTACAACGCCAGTGGCCAGCTGATGGGCACCGAGCTGGGCATCACCGGCCACTACACGAAGGCCGACTACGCCGAGATAGTCCGTCACGCCGCCGAGAACGGCATGACGGTGATCCCCGAGATCGACATGCCCGGCCACACCAACGCCGCGCTGCACGCGATCCCGCAGCTCAACACCCCCGGTGCCCGGCCACGGCCGCAACCGGGGCAGGCGACCGTGCCGCACAACGGCACCGGCTCGGTCGGCTACTCGTCGTTCGACGCCGGCAGCGACGTGACGTACGAGTTCGTCAGGCACGTCCTCACCGAGATCTCCGAGATGACCCCGGGGCCGTATCTGCACATCGGTGGCGACGAGGCGCATGTCACCGACCACGCCGACTACACGACGATGGTCGACGCGTTCACGCGGGACGTCGCCTCCCTCGGCAAGACCGTCGTCGGCTGGAACGAATACGCCGGGACCGCGCTCCCGCAGGGCAAGGCCGTCGTCCAGTTCTGGAACGGCAACCGCAGCGCCGTGGCCGCGGCGGTGAACAACCGCGGCGCCAAGGTGATCCTCTCCCCCGCGGCCAACACCTACGTGCCGCAGAAGCAGGACTCCCGCCAGCCTCAGGGCGGCACGTGGGCGTGCGGCGGGCCGTGCGGGCTGGACCGCCACTACAACTGGGATCCCGGCACGTTCGTCCCCGGCATCCAGGAGAGCAGCGTGCTGGGCGTCGAGTCGGCCCTGTGGGGGGAGTTCATCCGGCGCGTCGGGCAGGCGCAGTACTACAGCTTCCCGCGGGTCATCGCCACGGCCGAGGTCGGCTGGAGCCCGCAGTCGCGGCGCGACTACGGCGACTTCACCACGCGCCTGTCCAAGGCCGGCGGCCGGCTGACGGTCCAGGGGACGAACTTCTTCCCCACCGCCGACGTCGCCTGGCGGATGGACGTGCTCGGCGCGCCGACGACCGCCAGGAGCGGCGAGCCGGCCCGCGCCACCTGGACCGTCACCGCTCCGGGACACGCGTCCGGTGACCTCGCGGCCACCGTCACCTGGAGCGACGGGGTGGAGGAGGACGTCGCGCTGACGACCGCGCGCCCGGCGAGCATCCCCGGCATGCAGGTCAACGACGCGTTCACCGCGGAGTCCGGACGCGTCTTCGACCAGCCGGGGAAGTACACCGGGACGCTCTCGGTCCGCGTGCCCGGCCGCTCACCGGTCGAAGGGCGGCTGACCGTCACCGTCGGCGACCACGACTGA
- a CDS encoding MFS transporter has product MSVITSPTSPAAAPARSPLIGWLAVVSVMLGIFSIVTAEILPIGLLTPIGSSFDVSDGAAGLMMTVPGVLAAVAAPVVTVATGRLDRRLMLCALMLLLAVADFLAAAAPAYWVMVVSRVLVGLVIGGFWSIGAGLAGRLVPAGQAGTATAVIFSAVPLGSVLGVPAGTFIGHLAGWRTAFVVMGVLALGVLLALIVLVPPLPAVQVTRLKVLGGLFRSPGVRVGLVLTVLIVTAHFGTYTYVTPFLRQVTGVSPDLITVFLLVYGVAGIVGNFVAGVTVTRRLRATFITSGCMLAGATLLLPVLGTGDIGAVVLLVVWGLAYGAVPVCSQIWFATSAPHATEAASILFTSSFQATIAIGALLGGVVVDAASPSAVMVLGGAVAVLMVLTAAVAGRAVRD; this is encoded by the coding sequence ATGTCCGTAATCACCTCTCCTACCTCCCCTGCCGCCGCTCCGGCGCGATCACCGCTGATCGGCTGGCTGGCCGTCGTCTCAGTGATGCTGGGGATCTTCTCGATCGTCACCGCCGAGATCCTGCCGATCGGCCTGCTGACGCCCATCGGGTCCAGCTTCGACGTCTCCGACGGCGCGGCGGGCCTGATGATGACGGTCCCCGGCGTCCTGGCCGCGGTCGCCGCCCCGGTGGTCACCGTCGCGACCGGACGGCTCGACCGGCGCCTGATGCTGTGCGCCCTGATGCTCCTGCTGGCGGTCGCCGACTTCCTCGCGGCCGCCGCGCCGGCCTACTGGGTCATGGTGGTCTCCCGGGTCCTGGTCGGGCTGGTCATCGGCGGCTTCTGGTCGATCGGCGCCGGTCTCGCCGGACGGCTGGTGCCGGCGGGGCAGGCCGGCACCGCGACCGCGGTGATCTTCTCCGCCGTCCCGCTGGGATCCGTGCTCGGGGTGCCCGCGGGCACCTTCATCGGGCATCTCGCGGGCTGGCGGACGGCCTTCGTCGTCATGGGGGTGCTGGCGCTGGGGGTGCTCCTCGCGCTGATCGTGCTGGTGCCGCCGCTGCCCGCCGTCCAGGTGACGCGGTTGAAGGTCCTCGGCGGCCTGTTCCGCAGTCCCGGCGTCCGGGTCGGGCTCGTTCTGACGGTTCTCATAGTGACGGCCCATTTCGGCACCTACACCTATGTGACCCCTTTCCTGCGGCAGGTCACCGGGGTGAGCCCCGACCTGATCACCGTGTTCCTGCTCGTGTACGGCGTCGCCGGCATCGTCGGCAACTTCGTCGCGGGCGTGACGGTGACCCGCCGCCTGCGGGCCACCTTCATCACCAGCGGCTGCATGCTCGCCGGCGCGACCCTGCTGCTGCCGGTCCTCGGCACGGGAGACATCGGCGCGGTCGTGCTGCTCGTCGTGTGGGGGCTGGCCTACGGCGCCGTCCCGGTCTGCTCGCAGATCTGGTTCGCCACCTCGGCGCCGCACGCGACGGAGGCGGCCTCCATCCTGTTCACCTCGTCCTTCCAGGCCACCATCGCCATCGGTGCCCTGCTCGGAGGTGTCGTGGTGGACGCCGCCTCCCCGTCGGCCGTCATGGTGCTCGGCGGCGCGGTCGCGGTCCTCATGGTGCTGACCGCCGCCGTCGCCGGCCGGGCCGTACGGGACTGA